A genomic segment from Bacillus rossius redtenbacheri isolate Brsri chromosome 5, Brsri_v3, whole genome shotgun sequence encodes:
- the LOC134531799 gene encoding uncharacterized protein LOC134531799, translating to MYAKDDMKIIWVSVVAVTFSTAVLAQTDSSTAAIVESQSSTSVTPTVSSTSVSSSPSLADTSTTSTTAADTSTSSTAAPSSSITSTTAASTSTSSTASPSSTASSSTSADTSTTSTTAASTSTSSTASPSSSASSSTSADTSTTSTTAASTSTSSTAAPSSTSTSTTLAVTSTTAAGTSTSSTAAPSSSTSSPTTVACNPTKTNRPIFRPFWPPFNHKFVRPHGNVVRPFVPPQFNPYSNFFQNGRRNYHQLQ from the exons ATGTACGCCAAAGACGACATGAAAATTATATGG GTTTCAGTGGTGGCCGTTACGTTTTCGACGGCTGTCTTAGCTCAGACCGACTCTTCTACAGCTGCTATTGTGGAGTCTCAGTCTTCAACTAGTGTGACTCCAACAGTATCAAGCACTTCCGTCAGCAGCTCACCTTCATTAGCCGACACTTCAACCACTTCAACTACTGCAGCTGATACTTCGACCAGCAGTACTGCTGCACCAAGCTCTTCAATCACTTCAACTACTGCAGCTAGTACTTCCACCAGCAGTACTGCTTCACCTAGTTCTACAGCAAGTTCATCTACATCAGCCGACACTTCAACCACTTCAACTACTGCAGCTAGTACTTCCACTAGCAGTACTGCGTCACCTAGCTCTTCAGCAAGTTCATCTACATCAGCCGACACTTCAACCACTTCAACTACTGCAGCTAGTACTTCCACCAGCAGTACTGCGGCACCTAGCTCTACATCCACTTCAACTACATTAGCCGTCACTTCAACTACTGCAGCTGGTACTTCCACCAGCAGTACTGCGGCACCTAGCTCTTCAACTAGCTCACCTACAACAGTAGCTTGTAATCCGACAAAAACAAACAGGCCCATCTTCAGGCCATTTTGGCCACCATTCAATCATAAATTTGTACGGCCACATGGGAACGTGGTTAGGCCGTTCGTCCCTCCCCAATTTAATccatattcaaatttttttcaaaatggtcgTCGCAATTATCATCAGTTGCAATAA
- the LOC134532369 gene encoding uncharacterized proline-rich protein-like, protein MMKEILFCLALVLALHVAAGHVWIGGPPGPPIPYYPPPPPPPIPFYPPPPPPPPPPPGFDPWFRPWRTSRIILVHRPVYY, encoded by the coding sequence ATTTTATTCTGCTTGGCGCTTGTGCTGGCCTTGCACGTGGCCGCGGGGCATGTGTGGATCGGGGGTCCTCCCGGGCCGCCGATACCTTACtacccgccgcccccgccgccaccGATACCATTCTATCcgccgccaccgccgccgccaccgccgccgccTGGGTTCGACCCTTGGTTCAGACCGTGGAGGACATCTCGCATCATACTGGTGCACCGCCCTGTTTACTACTAA